The Cygnus olor isolate bCygOlo1 chromosome 18, bCygOlo1.pri.v2, whole genome shotgun sequence genome includes a window with the following:
- the LOC121057170 gene encoding regulator of G-protein signaling 9-like, producing the protein MVQIELCFVLAKKFLSFSSPQLCRLTSPAPRLPIYAGPSSLPPASPGPTALPHSTACPSPISVALDSTAGTEREQEPGGASPSPFPSTAGKVGAAAPPKPRVAALSLRRFLKRGCLNSPVFAALSPRCPAVPHGKVQPLGEREQRLRQDAKAVSSFFQIKMDIALESRIYPVDSVEEEHKCHQVCKESAKEVICPWESPTEEGRAG; encoded by the exons ATGGTACAAATTgaactttgttttgtgttagcCAAGAAATT cctctccttttcctccccgCAGCTGTGCCGCCTCACCTCCCCGGCCCCTCGCCTGCCCATCTACGCtggccccagcagcctgcccccCGCGTCCCCcggccccacagccctgccccacagcaccgCCTGCCCCTCGCCCATCAGCGTGGCCCTGGACAGCACGGCAGGCACCGAGAGGGAGCAGGAGCCCGGcggggccagccccagccccttcccctccaccgCCGGCAAGGTGGGAGCTGCGGCGCCTCCCAAGCCCCGTGTGGCCGCCCTTTCCCTCAGACGGTTCCTGAAGAGGGGCTGCCTGAACTCGCCCGTCTTCGCGGCGCTCTCGCCGAGGTGCCCGGCCGTGCCCCACGGGAAGGTGCAGCCGCTGGGCGAGCGGGAGCAGCGGCTCCGGCAGGACGCCAAGGCGGTGAGCAG cttcttccaaataaaaatgGACATTGCTTTGGAGAGCCGAATCTACCCTGTGGACTCTGTGGAGGAAGAGCACAAGTGCCACCAGGTTTGTAAGGAATCTGCAAAGGAGGTGATCTGCCCCTGGGAGAGCCCCACAGAAGAGGGCAGAGCTGGGTAA